From the Bdellovibrio reynosensis genome, one window contains:
- the rpsB gene encoding 30S ribosomal protein S2 gives MAQVTMKEMLDAGVHFGHQTQRWNPKMKPYVYTARGGIHIIDLQKTVVRANKAADFVKEIAANGGRLIFVGTKKQAIEPIIEAAQKCGQYHVTKRWLGGMMTNFETIKSSIDRLRKIDTMKEKGEFNYLTKKERAKLEKEYLRLTDFLSGIREMKEMPSAMFVVDLPKEHIAVAEAKRLGIPVVAIADTNSDPESVEYAIPGNDDAIRSIKLFANLVADAYLEGAKEWEGKLRTMTDKQSDVAKEAKAEGKEEAPKRRGARPAGGKEAPKKSAGPAVVKATKGRKLVAAGTAEEVEIQAELEQGEKSDDSAE, from the coding sequence ATGGCTCAAGTAACCATGAAAGAAATGCTAGACGCTGGCGTCCACTTCGGACATCAAACACAGCGTTGGAACCCAAAAATGAAACCTTATGTTTACACAGCTCGCGGAGGCATTCATATCATTGACCTTCAAAAGACTGTTGTACGCGCAAACAAAGCTGCTGACTTCGTAAAAGAAATCGCTGCTAACGGTGGTCGTTTGATCTTCGTTGGAACTAAGAAGCAAGCTATCGAGCCAATCATTGAAGCGGCTCAAAAATGCGGTCAGTACCATGTAACTAAGCGTTGGTTGGGTGGCATGATGACGAATTTCGAAACGATCAAATCATCTATCGATCGTCTTCGCAAAATCGACACCATGAAAGAAAAAGGTGAATTCAATTACCTTACTAAAAAAGAGCGCGCAAAACTTGAAAAAGAATACCTTCGTTTGACTGATTTCCTTTCAGGTATCCGTGAAATGAAAGAAATGCCATCTGCTATGTTCGTTGTGGATCTTCCAAAAGAACACATCGCAGTTGCTGAAGCTAAACGCTTGGGTATCCCAGTTGTTGCTATTGCTGACACGAACTCTGATCCAGAGTCTGTTGAATACGCAATCCCAGGTAACGACGATGCGATCCGTTCTATCAAATTGTTCGCTAACCTAGTTGCTGATGCTTATCTTGAAGGCGCGAAAGAGTGGGAAGGCAAACTTCGCACTATGACTGATAAACAGTCTGACGTTGCTAAAGAAGCTAAAGCTGAAGGTAAAGAAGAAGCTCCAAAACGTCGCGGTGCAAGACCTGCTGGCGGTAAAGAAGCTCCTAAGAAATCAGCTGGTCCTGCAGTTGTTAAAGCAACTAAAGGTCGTAAACTTGTTGCTGCTGGTACAGCAGAAGAAGTTGAAATCCAAGCTGAGCTTGAGCAAGGCGAAAAATCTGACGACTCTGCTGAGTAG
- a CDS encoding sensor histidine kinase, with protein MSIQKNHPGVLQIFSDQNREIAYRVDRAFSFLMLIQWLACILLGGLVAPQTWLSASVSATEGGLIGAALGAALALPAFYFSWFAPGEKVTRNVITVAQMCFSILLIFLTGGRAETHFHVFVSLAALSFYKDLQILWVACSIIVADSILRGVFLPMTVYGASSGTDWRWLENTLWVVFECAIMSLGIQRIRSELLEMAHSKFLLMSAREAADQASLLKSKFLNNMSHEIRTPLSSIIGFSDILRDTSLDQEQREYVHTINRCSESLLHLINDILDISKIENGLLQIDRHNFSFKELHEDVHRMFMVTCMQKKLDLELNLDSSMHILARGDSHRLRQVLINLVGNAVKFTEKGKVKIDVTKNSDGSYQWDICDTGRGISAENMEKLFQPFQQGHPSVARKYGGSGLGLTISKNLIELMGGNISVQSTEGTGTTFSFHLPLETVK; from the coding sequence ATGAGCATCCAGAAAAACCACCCTGGGGTCCTACAAATATTTTCAGATCAAAATCGAGAGATCGCTTATCGGGTAGATAGGGCTTTTTCATTTCTGATGTTAATTCAATGGCTTGCCTGCATTTTGCTGGGCGGCCTGGTGGCTCCTCAGACGTGGCTTTCGGCGTCTGTTTCAGCTACTGAGGGGGGCCTGATCGGTGCCGCTTTAGGTGCGGCTCTGGCTTTACCAGCTTTTTATTTTTCATGGTTTGCACCGGGAGAAAAAGTCACTCGCAACGTCATTACTGTGGCTCAGATGTGCTTTTCAATCCTGCTTATTTTTCTTACGGGTGGTCGAGCTGAAACCCATTTCCATGTCTTTGTTTCACTGGCTGCTCTTTCTTTTTATAAGGATCTGCAGATTTTATGGGTCGCTTGCTCCATCATCGTTGCCGATAGCATTCTTCGCGGCGTGTTCCTGCCGATGACTGTTTATGGTGCTTCTTCGGGAACGGATTGGCGCTGGTTAGAAAATACTCTTTGGGTGGTTTTTGAATGCGCTATCATGTCATTGGGAATTCAGCGCATACGTTCTGAACTTTTAGAAATGGCCCATTCGAAGTTTTTGCTGATGAGCGCGCGAGAAGCTGCTGATCAAGCCTCACTTCTTAAATCAAAATTTCTGAATAACATGAGTCACGAAATTCGCACGCCACTGAGCAGTATTATCGGTTTTTCAGACATCTTGCGCGATACCTCGTTAGATCAAGAGCAAAGAGAATACGTTCACACAATCAATCGATGTTCTGAATCCTTACTTCATCTGATTAATGATATTCTTGATATTTCCAAAATCGAAAACGGGCTTTTGCAAATTGATAGGCACAACTTCAGTTTCAAAGAGCTGCATGAAGATGTGCATCGCATGTTCATGGTGACTTGCATGCAAAAGAAATTAGATCTGGAACTGAATTTAGATTCGAGCATGCATATTCTGGCGCGGGGCGATTCCCATCGTCTTCGTCAGGTGCTGATCAATCTTGTTGGTAACGCTGTGAAGTTCACTGAAAAAGGCAAAGTAAAAATTGATGTGACTAAAAATTCAGATGGCAGCTATCAGTGGGATATTTGTGATACGGGCCGAGGAATTAGCGCAGAAAATATGGAAAAACTTTTTCAACCCTTTCAGCAAGGACACCCATCTGTTGCTAGAAAATATGGTGGCTCTGGATTGGGGCTTACGATTTCAAAAAACCTGATTGAGCTTATGGGCGGTAATATTAGCGTTCAAAGCACAGAAGGCACGGGCACTACGTTTTCGTTTCATCTGCCTCTGGAAACCGTAAAATAA
- a CDS encoding FAD-dependent oxidoreductase, with protein sequence MAHIYDYAIIGSGLTGLSIAAALSRETKNIALIEAMDVPNGVNKKVNFPTGPMNNGLRFVPDSVLSEKAMRFLENLLGQPVIADVSEEAPITYEAGGFKTFLGFGENPPAFYEELAYFTGSKRIDLASEPHQWTQSLFEKFKGDFLPRSYVTKFHKEDQKVTHITINGSKTLHAQNFIFAGTVKDLGVLLPEDSISIRARTKLSKNTYWTALCLDLCHSKAVTESKAMHVLNGTTQDEIGPCVGRFLQANEVEGQTLQSSQWMTFIENEVTEDSEVIGLALKKIKRQIKRAYPEALDGLKLERIFVAPIIAGNGDIKLKANMTIPELENLWIASPTVHEQRNLVGALLQAETIVASLGFQVEAPVPETVVEVNEAPAEAVL encoded by the coding sequence ATGGCTCATATCTATGATTACGCAATTATTGGAAGTGGATTAACTGGTCTTAGCATCGCGGCAGCACTTAGTCGCGAAACTAAAAACATCGCGCTGATCGAAGCGATGGATGTTCCAAATGGAGTTAATAAAAAAGTTAATTTCCCAACCGGCCCGATGAACAATGGACTTCGCTTTGTTCCTGATTCCGTTCTTTCTGAAAAGGCAATGCGCTTTTTAGAAAATCTTTTGGGCCAGCCAGTGATCGCCGATGTTTCTGAAGAAGCACCTATCACTTACGAAGCTGGTGGCTTTAAAACTTTCTTGGGCTTTGGAGAAAATCCACCGGCATTTTACGAAGAGCTTGCTTACTTCACAGGTAGCAAGCGCATTGATCTAGCTTCAGAGCCACACCAGTGGACTCAAAGCTTATTTGAAAAATTTAAAGGCGACTTCTTGCCTCGCTCTTACGTGACTAAGTTCCACAAAGAAGATCAAAAGGTTACTCACATCACGATCAATGGATCTAAAACTTTGCACGCACAAAACTTTATTTTTGCGGGCACTGTGAAAGACCTTGGTGTTTTGCTTCCAGAAGATTCAATTTCGATTCGCGCCAGAACTAAGTTATCAAAAAATACTTACTGGACAGCTTTGTGCTTGGATCTTTGCCATAGCAAAGCTGTGACTGAATCAAAGGCGATGCACGTATTAAATGGCACTACTCAAGATGAAATCGGACCTTGCGTAGGACGCTTCTTGCAAGCCAATGAAGTTGAAGGCCAAACACTTCAATCTTCTCAATGGATGACTTTCATTGAAAATGAAGTCACTGAAGACAGTGAAGTGATTGGTTTAGCACTTAAGAAAATCAAACGCCAAATCAAACGCGCTTACCCTGAAGCTCTTGACGGTTTAAAACTTGAAAGAATTTTCGTTGCGCCAATTATCGCTGGTAACGGTGACATTAAACTTAAGGCGAACATGACGATCCCAGAGCTTGAAAACCTTTGGATTGCTTCACCAACAGTTCACGAACAAAGAAATCTTGTGGGTGCGCTATTGCAAGCTGAAACGATCGTAGCTTCTTTGGGTTTCCAAGTTGAAGCGCCTGTACCAGAAACAGTTGTCGAAGTAAACGAAGCTCCTGCAGAAGCAGTTCTGTAA
- a CDS encoding CFI-box-CTERM domain-containing protein produces the protein MIQCPRCGIQVTELHPVDPDLITRLQASGETNLPPQVCAGCISDMRRTVATSSGGVLMQQERAKEQHRLQLWKSRVMLIKKARASMTQKGYSDAALNYEKYLKILDIVFEVKKGDRLKPEAFKESARTTELTVVASVYWDLLRIYDTNEKYADRMMNAAKQLAVFIQFTPIYPDIIKKAESFSKTAKNPHVVKQFLKMSDKERPRCFIATAAFEDGQAHEVMQLREFRDFTLRNSSLGRKFIANYYRISPRIACLLDKHPRLKPAVRAALRLLIKCVS, from the coding sequence ATGATTCAATGCCCGCGCTGCGGAATTCAAGTCACGGAATTACACCCTGTTGACCCGGATTTAATCACAAGACTCCAGGCTTCAGGAGAAACGAATTTGCCACCGCAAGTTTGTGCGGGTTGTATTTCCGATATGCGCAGAACCGTTGCGACAAGCAGCGGGGGCGTATTGATGCAGCAAGAGCGCGCCAAAGAACAACATCGCTTGCAGCTTTGGAAAAGTCGCGTGATGTTGATTAAAAAAGCTCGCGCTTCGATGACCCAAAAAGGTTATTCCGACGCCGCTTTAAATTACGAAAAATATCTCAAAATTTTGGACATCGTATTTGAAGTTAAAAAAGGGGATCGCTTAAAACCCGAGGCCTTTAAAGAAAGCGCACGAACGACTGAGCTTACTGTAGTAGCTTCAGTGTATTGGGATTTGTTGCGGATTTATGATACCAATGAAAAATACGCTGATCGCATGATGAATGCGGCTAAGCAATTGGCTGTATTTATACAATTCACGCCGATCTATCCGGATATTATTAAAAAAGCAGAATCATTTTCTAAGACCGCTAAGAATCCCCACGTCGTAAAACAGTTCTTAAAAATGTCGGATAAGGAACGCCCTCGTTGTTTCATCGCGACAGCAGCCTTCGAAGACGGTCAAGCCCATGAAGTTATGCAGCTTCGTGAATTCCGCGATTTCACTCTTCGCAATTCCAGTTTAGGCAGAAAATTCATTGCGAATTACTATAGGATTTCCCCGCGCATTGCATGCTTACTGGATAAGCATCCCCGTCTAAAACCCGCAGTCAGAGCAGCTCTCCGTCTTTTGATTAAATGCGTTAGCTAA
- the priA gene encoding replication restart helicase PriA, with protein sequence MSSDQLWRVAVDAPLPEALTYSYSGPLERGQLVNVPLGKRKVKGLVLGPADKPPEFEVKSIESLDDEYAALPDAFVKWLEWLSQYYLHPIGQVVQSAFPPLKKTDKQRASKRPPVIPLLESDTFLDLTTEQRTCFESISKHSNFSTHLLFGVTGSGKTEVYLRLLEKVLAEGKRGLVLVPEISLTPQLIQRFARRFGDKIAALHSQLTDRERTNQWWDIVEGRKSILIGARSALFCPIKDLGLIIVDEEHEPSFKQDEKLKYNGRDAAVVMGKLMNCPVVLGSATPSLETWKNAVEGKYHLHTLKKRVANRSLPEIEVIDLRKLKADDDEQKKIVQKYSHLPFWLSADLYERMHEVLDQGDQAALFLNRRGVAQMVVCPSCGHTRECPNCDISLTLHAHSHLVCHYCDYHENFKTKCPDCSEGQLEAIGLGTELLETDLTRLFPGKKIARADRDEIQSRADLEELIHQMETGEIDILVGTQMIAKGLDFPKLKLVGLVLADVGFNLPDFRATERSFQLITQMSGRSGRHVKEGENPGRVIIQTFNAEHDSITFARNHDYEGFAKHELEMRAQLHYPPIGRLVSFRIQGPHLGKVEETAGLLARRAYALKAQYPQYNSIEVLGPAEAPLSKLRGQFRYHLLVKSTQANAANPFSRQLLGDQDWIPSGIKILIDIDPMSLL encoded by the coding sequence ATGAGTTCAGACCAGCTGTGGAGAGTGGCAGTAGATGCTCCTCTTCCAGAGGCTTTGACCTATAGTTACTCTGGCCCCCTTGAACGTGGACAGTTAGTGAACGTTCCCCTTGGTAAGCGCAAGGTGAAGGGTCTTGTATTGGGCCCTGCAGACAAGCCGCCAGAGTTTGAAGTTAAGAGCATTGAATCCCTGGATGATGAGTATGCGGCCCTTCCGGATGCTTTTGTTAAGTGGCTAGAGTGGCTGTCGCAATACTATCTGCATCCCATCGGGCAAGTGGTGCAATCGGCCTTTCCGCCACTGAAAAAAACCGACAAGCAGCGTGCTTCCAAAAGACCTCCGGTTATTCCCCTACTTGAAAGTGATACGTTTTTAGATTTAACCACAGAACAACGCACTTGTTTTGAGAGCATTTCAAAACACTCTAATTTTTCTACGCATCTTTTATTTGGGGTTACGGGTTCAGGTAAAACCGAAGTCTATCTACGACTTTTAGAAAAAGTTTTGGCCGAAGGAAAGCGCGGGCTTGTTCTAGTTCCAGAGATCTCGCTAACCCCGCAACTGATTCAGCGATTCGCCCGACGCTTCGGCGATAAAATTGCAGCTTTGCATTCGCAGCTTACAGATCGTGAACGCACCAATCAGTGGTGGGATATCGTGGAAGGCAGAAAATCCATTCTTATTGGCGCAAGATCAGCACTTTTCTGCCCAATTAAAGATTTAGGCTTAATTATCGTTGATGAAGAGCATGAGCCCAGCTTTAAACAAGATGAAAAGCTAAAATACAACGGCCGCGATGCTGCAGTTGTGATGGGTAAATTAATGAATTGCCCTGTGGTCCTTGGCTCTGCAACACCAAGTTTAGAAACTTGGAAAAACGCGGTTGAAGGAAAATACCATCTTCACACTTTAAAAAAGCGCGTTGCCAATCGATCGCTTCCTGAAATTGAAGTTATTGATTTAAGAAAATTAAAAGCCGACGACGATGAACAAAAAAAAATTGTGCAGAAATATTCCCATCTGCCGTTTTGGTTAAGTGCAGATCTTTATGAGCGCATGCATGAAGTTTTAGATCAAGGCGACCAAGCTGCACTGTTTTTAAATCGCCGTGGGGTCGCACAAATGGTGGTGTGTCCTTCATGTGGTCACACGCGTGAATGCCCGAACTGTGATATCTCTTTAACTTTGCACGCGCACTCTCACCTTGTTTGTCACTACTGTGACTATCATGAAAACTTTAAAACCAAGTGCCCTGATTGCAGCGAAGGACAGCTTGAAGCCATCGGGCTTGGCACAGAGTTATTAGAAACAGATTTGACCCGTTTGTTCCCGGGAAAGAAAATCGCGCGCGCCGATCGCGATGAAATTCAAAGTCGCGCGGATCTGGAAGAACTTATTCATCAAATGGAAACTGGGGAAATTGATATTCTTGTCGGCACCCAGATGATTGCTAAGGGTTTGGATTTTCCGAAATTGAAACTTGTGGGATTAGTTCTTGCTGATGTTGGTTTTAATCTTCCTGATTTTAGAGCCACAGAAAGAAGTTTTCAGTTAATCACCCAAATGAGTGGTCGCAGTGGACGTCACGTCAAAGAAGGCGAAAATCCAGGCCGCGTAATCATTCAAACATTCAATGCTGAACACGACAGTATTACTTTTGCGCGCAATCACGATTATGAAGGTTTTGCGAAACACGAATTAGAAATGCGCGCGCAACTTCACTATCCTCCGATAGGCAGACTTGTCAGCTTCCGAATCCAAGGACCCCATCTAGGGAAAGTTGAAGAAACTGCAGGACTTTTAGCCAGAAGAGCGTACGCTTTAAAAGCTCAATACCCTCAGTATAACTCTATAGAGGTGCTGGGTCCTGCTGAAGCGCCGTTATCGAAATTACGGGGGCAATTTCGCTATCATTTGCTTGTAAAATCGACTCAAGCGAATGCAGCCAATCCCTTTTCTAGACAGTTACTGGGTGATCAAGACTGGATCCCTTCAGGAATAAAAATATTGATCGATATCGATCCAATGAGTTTGCTTTAG
- the galU gene encoding UTP--glucose-1-phosphate uridylyltransferase GalU translates to MGKVKKAIIPAAGLGTRFLPATKTVPKEMLTIVDAPIILYVVEEAVQAGIEDIVLIAGRGKNAIEDFFDTSFELEDKLAKDGKEHLLERVTKIRDKANIISIRQKHAYGLGHAVLCGLPIIGKEPFAVLLGDEITMGEPNVTSQLVKSFNETQVSTISVMKVEDKDVSKYGIADVEETNKGYFKVNSLMEKPKPAETKSRWALPGRYVFDNHIMEILHSAKPSLHGEIQLTDSMKVLCQTHGLNAMTFTADRYDAGDKLGYLQANIELALRNPELGNELKLYIKELAQRLN, encoded by the coding sequence ATGGGAAAAGTTAAAAAAGCCATCATTCCAGCAGCCGGTTTAGGAACTCGTTTTCTGCCCGCAACAAAGACAGTTCCAAAGGAAATGTTAACTATTGTTGATGCACCTATCATCTTGTACGTGGTTGAAGAAGCAGTGCAAGCAGGTATCGAAGACATCGTGCTTATTGCAGGTCGCGGAAAGAATGCTATTGAAGACTTTTTCGATACGTCTTTTGAACTTGAAGATAAGTTAGCGAAAGATGGAAAAGAACATCTGCTAGAGCGTGTGACAAAAATTCGCGATAAAGCCAACATCATTAGCATTCGCCAAAAACATGCTTACGGCTTGGGCCACGCTGTTCTTTGCGGACTACCGATTATTGGTAAAGAACCGTTTGCAGTTTTACTCGGTGACGAAATTACTATGGGTGAACCCAACGTCACGTCACAATTGGTAAAATCATTTAATGAAACTCAAGTTTCGACAATTTCAGTTATGAAGGTTGAAGATAAAGATGTTTCAAAATATGGAATTGCTGATGTTGAAGAAACCAACAAAGGTTATTTCAAAGTAAATTCATTAATGGAAAAACCAAAACCAGCAGAAACAAAAAGCCGCTGGGCTTTACCTGGCCGCTACGTGTTTGATAATCACATCATGGAAATTCTGCATTCAGCAAAACCCTCGTTACATGGTGAAATTCAGTTAACCGATAGCATGAAGGTCCTTTGCCAAACCCATGGACTTAATGCCATGACTTTCACAGCTGACCGCTATGATGCGGGTGATAAGCTTGGATACTTGCAAGCAAACATTGAGCTTGCACTTCGCAACCCCGAGCTTGGTAATGAGCTTAAACTTTACATCAAAGAACTTGCCCAGCGCCTGAACTAA
- a CDS encoding M23 family metallopeptidase, with protein sequence MAIYLAGIVSAFFIAFISYQPAQASANTFTAKPIRLGDNLLSILRQNGFSEKEREKVLASDRGLRNLFLTLDTRYLVRRSGNTIELRMFDSQTSDAFKIVKQGKSVKALRYNPNYYVVLKKVEGRVHGSLLGSVLAQVNSNWVATRFTDAYVFDLVSRNVSRGSRFSFTVEKNYEAGQFVKYGEVLQTSLEIGGELVQKKFVRHKDAGVFFNSQDLFEQRPFYAPVEYLKVASKFQPNRKHPITGRHQPHLGIDFELPVGDPVYAPRYGTVVRYGNNRAAGNYIVLLHPNGMETSYNHLHRIDRRVRQGLKVRAGEKIGEVGCTGYCTRAHLHFAVKRKGRMVDPIKFIKPYPSHMERLLEARVASN encoded by the coding sequence ATGGCTATTTACCTCGCAGGTATCGTGAGTGCGTTTTTTATTGCGTTCATATCCTATCAACCAGCACAAGCATCAGCCAACACATTTACTGCAAAACCGATTCGTCTTGGCGACAACTTACTTTCAATTCTTAGGCAAAATGGTTTTAGCGAAAAGGAACGTGAAAAGGTTTTGGCTTCCGACCGTGGACTTCGAAATCTTTTTTTAACTCTTGATACCCGTTATTTGGTTCGTCGCTCTGGAAATACTATCGAACTTCGTATGTTTGATTCACAAACTTCTGATGCTTTTAAAATCGTGAAGCAGGGAAAATCAGTAAAAGCACTTCGTTATAATCCTAACTACTATGTTGTACTAAAAAAGGTAGAAGGTCGAGTGCATGGCTCTTTACTTGGCAGTGTGCTTGCGCAAGTAAATAGCAATTGGGTCGCTACCCGCTTTACTGACGCCTACGTTTTTGACTTAGTCAGCAGAAACGTGTCTCGTGGTTCGCGTTTTTCATTCACAGTTGAAAAGAATTACGAAGCCGGTCAGTTTGTAAAATACGGTGAGGTTTTGCAGACTTCCCTAGAAATCGGGGGCGAGCTAGTTCAGAAAAAGTTTGTTCGCCATAAAGACGCTGGTGTCTTTTTTAACTCCCAAGATCTTTTCGAACAACGCCCCTTCTATGCCCCGGTTGAATACCTAAAGGTGGCTAGTAAATTTCAACCCAACCGCAAGCACCCGATTACGGGCCGCCACCAACCCCACTTAGGAATCGACTTTGAACTTCCAGTGGGTGACCCAGTCTATGCTCCCCGCTATGGAACTGTGGTTCGATATGGTAATAACCGTGCGGCAGGAAACTATATCGTTTTGCTTCACCCAAATGGCATGGAAACTTCCTATAATCATCTTCATCGCATCGATCGTCGTGTCCGTCAGGGTTTAAAAGTTCGTGCGGGGGAAAAAATTGGTGAGGTCGGTTGCACCGGATACTGCACGCGCGCGCATTTACATTTCGCAGTAAAAAGAAAGGGTCGAATGGTCGACCCTATAAAGTTCATTAAACCTTATCCTTCCCATATGGAAAGGCTGCTTGAAGCCCGCGTTGCTAGTAACTAA
- a CDS encoding PorV/PorQ family protein: MPHPLSLVKLPVFLMIYLTVNLASAQVYNSSISAATGGTGRAAVEAGDASFLNPASLVHLRGHYLFSSFAENEFAVALSDNSQESSFPASLGYVRKTFEVANAEIVQSDITFSLAEFIADKWAFGITGHYFQLEIPLASYSQPNADLGFLYTPEAHIGWALVVYNAFGEDKDIPEAYRPETSVGGGFNYIYQSRVRFRLDATSTSLYMVGLETYINDFVITRLGYQNNTEEKRELITAGVGFKGPRFALNYAYQGNSQISGDYRHSVDLEIPF; the protein is encoded by the coding sequence ATGCCCCATCCTTTGAGCTTAGTTAAACTTCCTGTTTTCCTAATGATTTATCTTACAGTGAACCTAGCTTCGGCCCAAGTGTATAATTCCTCAATCTCAGCTGCGACAGGTGGAACTGGACGTGCGGCTGTAGAAGCAGGTGACGCATCTTTTTTAAATCCTGCATCGCTTGTTCATTTGCGCGGGCATTATTTATTTTCCTCTTTTGCGGAAAATGAATTCGCGGTTGCCTTAAGTGACAATTCACAAGAAAGCTCTTTTCCAGCTTCTTTAGGGTACGTAAGAAAAACTTTTGAAGTCGCAAATGCTGAAATCGTGCAAAGTGATATCACATTTTCTTTAGCAGAATTTATTGCTGATAAATGGGCCTTCGGAATTACAGGTCACTATTTTCAATTAGAAATTCCGCTAGCAAGTTACAGTCAACCAAATGCGGACCTAGGATTTTTGTATACTCCTGAAGCCCATATTGGTTGGGCTTTGGTGGTCTATAATGCCTTCGGTGAAGATAAAGATATCCCAGAGGCATATAGACCTGAAACTTCGGTGGGCGGGGGCTTTAATTATATCTATCAATCGCGAGTCCGATTCCGTTTAGACGCCACTTCCACGTCCCTTTACATGGTGGGCTTAGAAACCTATATCAACGATTTCGTGATTACTCGTTTAGGCTATCAGAATAATACTGAGGAAAAACGGGAACTTATTACCGCGGGCGTGGGCTTTAAAGGCCCTAGATTCGCTTTAAACTATGCTTATCAGGGAAATTCGCAAATCTCAGGAGATTACCGCCATTCGGTTGACTTGGAGATTCCGTTTTGA
- a CDS encoding TonB family protein — translation MGFKLDNEKSQNDGQLNFFDYKLPNADFVPSEKSKNLSESGNNAIDFNTWLMAHQEPEQNKSSRFMTISATFHAVAFLLIALISVPLVEQVKTETIEIEIEDVPQIRQARGAYVPPTQGGTPAKLETPVVEKLDDVGGPGDVVVAKAAANPAKSVKAKSAPAKATKTAAKAVAVTKAGGARSMAPKTNFKAVPMTIDDIDAPELDQAELANAKLESNLDEDLNPDFDHIDSSHRATVENERQSMAAMAAALEEDQEDTLGALDEENKAEANRLANLQNSVRQKNAKAIAAAEASDRANALAAQRAAALAAANRKAAAQRAGMGGQGEGYGTKAGSGAGNNGSTGSGTQVSGVPSGVRSLEQLRQMPGNPRPQYDTQERLRGDKGAVAFVAYINKEGYVSKFKMMKSTGFRNLDAKTLTALKKWRFYPGQEGWVELPFVWDLKGGAQEAGGLLRVSKN, via the coding sequence ATGGGTTTTAAACTCGATAATGAAAAATCACAGAACGACGGCCAGTTGAATTTTTTCGACTATAAACTGCCTAATGCCGATTTCGTACCCTCTGAGAAGTCAAAAAATCTAAGCGAGTCAGGCAACAATGCCATTGATTTCAATACCTGGCTAATGGCCCATCAAGAGCCAGAACAAAATAAATCTTCTCGCTTCATGACAATCTCTGCAACTTTCCACGCCGTTGCGTTTTTGCTAATCGCTTTAATAAGCGTGCCGCTAGTTGAACAAGTTAAAACTGAAACAATCGAAATTGAAATCGAAGACGTTCCACAAATCCGTCAGGCGCGTGGCGCTTATGTTCCGCCAACACAAGGTGGAACTCCGGCGAAATTAGAAACTCCCGTTGTTGAAAAATTAGATGACGTTGGCGGACCGGGTGACGTTGTTGTAGCAAAAGCTGCGGCGAACCCGGCTAAATCAGTAAAAGCTAAATCGGCTCCTGCAAAAGCTACTAAAACCGCAGCAAAAGCAGTTGCAGTGACAAAAGCAGGTGGCGCTCGCAGTATGGCTCCTAAAACTAATTTTAAAGCTGTACCGATGACGATTGATGACATCGATGCACCAGAATTAGATCAAGCGGAACTCGCAAACGCAAAACTTGAATCCAATCTTGATGAAGATCTAAATCCAGATTTCGATCATATTGATTCATCCCACAGAGCCACTGTTGAAAACGAAAGACAGTCCATGGCAGCAATGGCTGCGGCGTTAGAAGAAGACCAAGAAGATACCTTGGGCGCGCTTGATGAAGAAAATAAGGCCGAAGCAAATCGTTTAGCAAACTTGCAAAACTCAGTTCGCCAAAAAAATGCAAAAGCCATCGCTGCTGCTGAAGCCAGTGATCGTGCGAATGCTTTGGCTGCTCAACGTGCTGCTGCCTTAGCTGCAGCAAATAGAAAAGCGGCTGCCCAAAGAGCGGGCATGGGTGGACAAGGTGAAGGCTATGGAACTAAAGCGGGTTCTGGCGCTGGCAACAACGGATCTACTGGCTCAGGAACACAAGTTTCAGGAGTTCCATCAGGAGTCAGAAGTTTAGAACAGCTTCGCCAAATGCCGGGTAACCCCCGTCCTCAATACGATACGCAAGAACGTCTGCGCGGAGATAAAGGTGCAGTAGCCTTCGTTGCTTACATCAATAAAGAAGGTTACGTTTCAAAATTCAAAATGATGAAATCAACGGGCTTTAGAAATCTTGATGCGAAAACTTTAACGGCATTAAAAAAATGGCGCTTCTATCCAGGCCAAGAAGGTTGGGTTGAACTTCCATTCGTTTGGGACCTTAAAGGCGGAGCCCAAGAAGCCGGCGGTCTACTTCGCGTCAGCAAAAACTAA